From Dasypus novemcinctus isolate mDasNov1 chromosome 8, mDasNov1.1.hap2, whole genome shotgun sequence, the proteins below share one genomic window:
- the LOC105746276 gene encoding LOW QUALITY PROTEIN: olfactory receptor 1J4-like (The sequence of the model RefSeq protein was modified relative to this genomic sequence to represent the inferred CDS: substituted 1 base at 1 genomic stop codon), translated as MKRENQSSMYEFLLLGLPIRPKQQSVFFPPFLGMFLTTVLGNLLIILLIRLDSHLHTPMYFFLSHLAFTDASFSSATVPKMLMGMLSDKKSIIYVECISQLYFYILFASVDSFLLAVMAYDRYVAICHPLHYTKIMREELCVLLVAGSWFFSCVRALLHTFFFLAQQSFWADKIISYFFCALTALLKLACSYTSLSELTIFSEGGMLLILSLCIILGSYICIGTTVLKVPSTKTFFKALSTCGSHLFVVFLYPHVSPXGTLAGVYFSSSSVNSSDKDIFASVMHTITTPMLNPFIYSLRNRDMKQALRILANRASFFK; from the coding sequence ATGAAGAGGGAGAACCAGAGCAGCATGTATGAATTCCTCCTCCTGGGACTTCCCATCCGGCCAAAGCAGCAGAgtgtcttcttccctcccttcctgggcATGTTCCTCACCACGGTGCtggggaacctgctcatcatcctgctCATCAGGCTGGACTCTCAcctccacacccccatgtacttcttcctcagcCACTTGGCCTTCACTGATGCCTCTTTCTCATCTGCCACTGTCCCAAAGATGTTGATGGGCATGCTATCTGATAAAAAGTCCATTATCTATGTGGAGTGTATTTCTCAGTtgtatttttacatattatttgCTTCTGTTGACAGTTTTCTTCTTGCAGTAATGGCCTATGACAGGTACGTGGCCATCTGTCATCCACTGCACTACACCAAGATTATGAGGGAGGAGCTGTGTGTCTTGTTGGTGGCTGGGTCCTGGTTTTTCTCTTGTGTTCGTGCACTtttgcacacttttttttttttggcccaaCAGTCATTCTGGGCTGACAAGATCATCTCCTACTTCTTCTGTGCTCTCACAGCCCTCCTGAAGCTGGCCTGCTCCTATACCTCCCTCAGTGAACTAACCATCTTCAGTGAGGGGGGAATGCTTTTGATCCTGTCTTTGTGTATTATCTTGGGCTCTTACATTTGTATTGGGACCACTGTCCTGAAGGTCCCCTCCACCAAGACATTCTTCAAAGCACTTTCCACCTGTGGCTCCCATCTCTTTGTGGTGTTTTTATACCCACATGTGTCCCCATAGGGGACACTTGCAGGTGTGTACTTTTCCTCCTCATCAGTCAACTCCAGTGACAAGGACATATTTGCTTCTGTAATGCACACAATAACTACCCCCATGCTGAATCCCTTCATATACAGTTTGAGGAATAGAGATATGAAACAAGCTCTGAGAATACTTGCCAATAGGGCTAGCTTCTTTAAGTGA